Below is a genomic region from Paenibacillus rhizovicinus.
AGCACATGGGCAATGGCCTGGAAATTGTCATACGCCAGATTGCTGAAGATGTTGTGCAGAATTTCCGGAATTTGCAGGCCGAGCAGCACGAACACCAGGCCGTTCATGACGAACAGAATGACGTTCCACGTAATCTCCGAGACGAACTTCTGCTCGATCGTCGTAAATCCGGATCGGTCCTGTTCGATTGCGTGCAGGATACCGCCAGCGACAGCGGCCAGGATACCGGATAAGCCGAGATGCTCCGCGACGTAGAAGAGAATGAACGGCGTGAGGACCTGAATCAGCACATGAACCGATACGTCCTCGATGCCGAAGCGCCGAAGCGCCACGCGGAACCAAATAATCGCAAGCGCCAGCACCGCGCCGAGCAGCAGGCCGCCCAGCGAGATCACGAGGAAGCTCCACGATGCGGTCCAGATCGAGAAGGTGCCCGTCACGGCCGCGGCGATCGCGAATTTGAACGCGACGAGGCCGGAGGCGTCGTTCATCAACGACTCGCCCTCCAACAGCCGATGGATGTTCTGCGGCAGATGAACCCGCGAAGCGATCGCGGACACGGCCACCGCATCTGTCGGAGACAGGATCGCCGCCAGCGCGAACGCCGCCGCTTGCGGAATAACGGGTATCATCGCATGAATGGCATACCCGCCCGCGAAGACGGTCAGGAACACGAGTCCGACGGCCAGCAGCAGAATCGGCAGCCGCAGCTTCCACAGCTCTTCGCGAGGCGTTCGTTTGCCGTCATTGAAGAGCAGCGGAGCGATGAACAGGATGAAGAACAGCTCCGGCTCCAAATGAATATGGAGATCCCACGGCAAGTACACGACCGATCCCCCGAGAGCAATCTGGACGACAGGAAGCGGAATGAACGGCAGAAGGCGCTGCACCACCTGCGAGACGGCGAGCAGCAGCAATAAGACGAGCACGACGAGAAATAATTCCATGCGTTCCTCCGGTGTTCCATGATGAGGGGCGATTCCTATAGTCCAATCAGCGCTCCCGTCAACAGGATACCCTTTTCGCGGAAACTCAAAACTCGCCCCTCGCATACAGCATTAGGAGGAGCGTGTCCGAGATCGTTTTCCATATGTAAAACCCGCATTTCTCATAACATCGAATGGCGCTTCCGTTCGCTTGATGGACCTTCAACAGGATGCCGTGGATGGCTGACTTCGCTTCAAGCTCGCATTGAACCAAGCGAATGGCTCGCGCGGCGATTCCCCGGTTCCTGAAGAGCGGGTCGCCGATCAGGATGTCCATGCCATACATTCGTAAATGCGCCGCCAGTCCATACTCCTCCTTCTCTTCCGAATCCAGCTCATAATATTGCAAGTACCCGACGGGCTGTTCATCCCACTCGACGATGATCGGGGCTTTCTTATCATTGCCCGCGATTCTCGACGCATATTTGCGCTCGATCATCTCGCGGGAATAGGTCGTATGCGGATTGCTGTAAAACTTCCTAACTTCCTCGTCCTGCCGCCATCTCACCATCGCGTCATAATCCGATTCGGTCATTCTTCTTAATCCGACTTCGACGTTATGCATCATCGGACGCCTCCCGGGCTCGATTATGGAAACAGGCCGCCCAACCGGCAGCCTGTCGGATATCAATCGATATGAAGTAAACGTATAATCTCTCCGTCGACTACTACGTCACTAACCTTCTGAAACCCCAATGATTCGTACAAGCTTCCCGCAATGTGATTGTTCGGACGATGCCCGATCATCAGCCGTTTGCATCCCATCCGGCCCAGCAAGGCAATCAGATTCACCATGGCTGCCTTCCCGTATCCTTTTCCCTGATGCCTCTCATCAATCATGAGCGCGGGAATCCAATAGTTGTCGTCCTCATCCGGTTCCGCGCAGAACACGATGAATCCAACTAGCTCCTCGTCACCATACACAGCGCGCAGCTCGTAATCATGCCTGTATTTCGATTCGGCAATCCAGTAAACGACAGGTGCCGGGAAAACAGCAGCCTGCTCTCCTTTCACTTTAAGCTGCGTACAAGCATACCAGTTGTCCATCGACACTGGTTGTAAACTCACTCCCATCGAACCCTTCCTTTCGAAGTTTAATTCCTGGACTCCACGGCCCCCCAATAGACGATTCCAAATCAGTCCACCCCTTATTCCAATCATTCAATTCCACGATTCCGACCGAATTTCCTTCTCTCTCCGCATGCAAAACAGGCCGCCCAACCGGCAGCCCGCTCCTGACCATGCTATCAAATTCCGTCAACGCCTTATTTCTGCGCGACGACCGTGAATGTCTTCGGAATCCCTTTATCGAACACCTCGGAGGACAAATTCGGAAGCTCCTCCAACACTTTGATCGTTAAATCTTCGCTCGCTACGGCTGTGACGATTTCGCCAAGCGTCCAATTACGCAGGTAAACCTTGGGCGCCGCATCATGGACCTGCTCCGAATCGGCGTACTTCGAATGCGACACGTTCTTCTCCACGAGCGCGGTTTCGAAATAATCGCCGCTCACTTTGTGCTTCCGAATGTTAGCCGTCGTGCCCTTGGAGCTGATCAGCTTCGTCGTTACCGGGTGGAAATCTTGCAAGATCAACACGCCGCCATCTTGAAGCAAACTGCGCACCACTTTAAACAGCGGCGATAGATCCGTGAAATAATGAAGGATGCCGAATTCCATGAAGACCATGTCGAAGGTATTCGCCAATTCATGCTCGGGCAATTGCAAGACATCGGAGACGATGTATTTCAGTTCGACGCCTGCTTGCCGCGCTAATTCCATGGCGTACCGTTCATTCTCCGAAGAGAAATCGACGACCGTTACTTGGGCGCCCAGCAGCGCTAATGCGACCGCTTTATTGCCGTTGGAGCCAAGCAAATTGATGATGCGTTTCCCCTCGACCGACTCCCCCATAAACTTGAACGCCGAACCGATTCGCTTCTTGGGGTCCTGCTTGATTTTCTCGCTTGCTTCCTTGGGCGTTCCGAACCGATTCACCCATGAATCGTACGTGCCGTCATTCCATGCTTTCTGATTGTGCTGCGTCGCTTCCACCCTAACCAAACCTCCATCTATTGCCCCAAAATACTGATTTCTACATTGTAACATTCCCTGTCTATCGGTTCCATCTTCTCGCAGTGGGAGAACGAATCCAACTCGCAATCCGGCATTCGACATGGCGGAAACGACAAAACCTTTGAAATTTCGCAAGAACGTCATGTATGCTAGGTGAATCCAACGAATAACGAGGTGTTCACCATGGTAACGGATGAGGTAGTCATCGGAATTGACGGCGGCGGAACGCACACGCGCGTGCTGGTCTGCGATCTTAACGGAAACGCGTTAGCCTATTGCGAGAAAGGCGGCGCATCCATCTATAAAGATCGGTCTGCCGTAAATAATGTACATACAGCTATCCACGAAGCGCTTGAAGCGGCAGACAAACAAGCGCATCAGGTCGTCGGCCTTGCCGCAGGAATTGCCGGGTACGACGAGCCGTCCGATCTGGACTGGATTGCGCCGTTAACCGATCTTCCCGGACTGTCTTGTCCCAAATGGCATGTGAATGACGCCGTCGTGGCTCACTCCGGCGCCTTGTTGGCCAAGCCCGGAATCATCGTCATCTCGGGGACAGGCTCGATTATCGTGGGCATTACGGAAGACGGCCGGTTTATGCGGAATTACGACTTCCATCATTATGCCGCCAGCGCTGCCCGCTTCATTGCCTATGATGCCGCCTACGAAGTGCTCGCAGGTCATGTCAACCTTACCGACGAAGCGCTCATCCAGTCGATGCTGGAGCATTGGAACGTGGCGTCGATCTCCGAATTCGCCAAGCTGGCCCGGTCCGGGTTCGAGGCAGACGAACAGGAACGCAACAAGACCTTCGGTACATTCGCTCCTCTACTTACTGCAGCTGCCGAACAGGGAAGCTCCGTTGCCGTAAGCGTATGCGATCGCGCCATTCATCAAATCAAGGTCGGCATCGAGCTTCTGGCCGCCGCTTTCGCAAGCGAAACGGTCGAGGTCGCCTTCATCGGCAGCGTAGCCAACAGTCCTTATTTCATCAAGCGCTTAAGCGAGCAGCTCAGATGCGGTGCGAACAAGCAATATACCATCGTAGAGCCGAAGCTTCCGCCTGCTGCAGGAGCGGTTTTATATGCGATGAACCAATTGAATAAACCAATCACCGACGACGTCTGGCGCCGCATTCAGAACAGCGAGTTTGTATAACACTCGCTGCGGCAGCTTTCCTAACCAATCGGAACCAGCCTTTCCTGCAAAACCTACACACGTTTAACCGCCGTGTTTAACCATGAGTTCATCCAATAGCTCGGCTACCGACTCGGGGGACGACAGCGCGCGCAAGTAGGCGTGCGGTCCCGCTTCATCGTCCTGCCACGCGTTCTCGCCCGTGACCCGATCGACCTCGATACGGCCGCGGACCAGATCCCAATAAGGGAACGCGCCGCGCGCCGCATAGAGTACTGCCGTCAAATCCCAGCTGTGACGGGACTTCCCTTCGCCCACGTACCAGGAATAGCTTTGGCGCACGGGATGATCGGCCGGCAATTCGGTGAACAGCCTGCTGCCCGTATGAATGTCCAAGCCGATTTCGAATCCGGTGAAGGTGATCGGCGTCGGCCAATGCGCTCCAACGTACGAGGCGGATTCGGGATGCATCTCGAAGTTCCACTCTTTCCCCCGCGGGAACGCGCCTCCCATCACGACCAGATGCTTTACCTTCCGCGCCGCCAGCTCCGTGCCGTTCAACGGGGAAAGCTCGTCCGGCTCCGATTGCAGCAAGTTCATCAAGTTCGGCAGCGGGCCGATCGCCACGATTACCGTGCTCTGATCCTCGCTCTTCGCCAACAGCTCACGGTATAGTCGGACTGCATCCGGCGCGGCTTCTTCCTTGTAGCGGTTCGGATAGTTCAACGTAATTCCCTTGTTGTATCTCTCGTAACCGGCATCATCGTTCAGGAAGCCTTCCGTCTTCAATGTGCCGACCGGAATATCCGGTCTTCCGTAATAAGCATTGAGCGCATCCAGGCAGCCCGCGCCCCACTTGCTGGACGTACAGTGCATCATCCCCGCGATCGTCGCTTCGCCGTCCTTGTCCAATGCATGCAGCACGGCTGCCGCGCCGGCATCATCGCAATCCGGTCCGATATCGGTATCTAATAGAATGCGGACAGGTGCCGCAGGCGTGTAAAACGGGGTTTCGTTCGCTGCCATGGTTCGCATGCCTCCATCATTTTCATTTGATTTTCCTTCTGCAGCCAACTGGCTGGTCTAAGTTGATCGATGCTAATTATTCTTTCGGCTGCCATACTTTCAGCTTGTTTCCGTCAGGATCGCAAAAGTCGAACTCGCGAAACCAGCTATGTACGATCATGTCTCCCATGCGAATGTCCAGCGTCCGCAGCTGCCCGTAAACGCTATCAATATCCGATGTGCGAAAACAGACGATCGGCATCGCATAGCTCTCGCCGTTCGCCAGCCACTCGTTGGTGCGGAACGTAAGGACTTCCTCTTCCAGCCGCTCGCGCAAAAAAACTTCCTGACTGCCGGCAAGCAAATAATCGCCGCCATGCTCCATCCCAAGATGCTCGACATACCAGGCCTCGGACTGCTTCCGATTCGAAACCGGGATGTAGACACCGTCGATTCCGATCATTTTCGCTTTCTTGGCCGCGTTTACCACGTCCATCGTGAAACCTCCTCGCTTAGCCTCCATGAACAATTCTCTCTCGCGCGAAAAAACCCCTTTAAATGTAAACGAACAAAAAAGAGACCCGCAGCAACGGGCTGCGGGTCTAATTATATATTTAAGGGGGTTGAGACTTATTATAGGCCGGCTTCATTAAACCAACATGAAGATTGGATTGCAGTTCGATTACAATCCCCACTCATCTAGACAATACTTCGTGGAGGCCTGCATGGCAACGTTACTGCGGATGATCTTGGTCATGCCGGCGAGTCACGTTGAACGCGGTCATGTCCCACTGATCGCCGAATCGAAGTCCCACGACGAAGTGATCGTGGATGGTATCGTCCTTCGCGTATCTCCATGTACAGCTCCAGTCCGTAATTACGCCGCTGTAGTCACAGATCCGCTCTCGGTTTACCCACTGTCCCGTGCCTGTCGGCACTCGCCAAACGTTGATTTGCGTTGCTGTCGTGCCATGAACGCGAATAATGAACGATCCGGCGCCATCAGGCAGATACACCCATGAACCTTCGGGTGCCGGAACGGTCGTTATGGTCAGCGGCGGCGGCGAGTCCGCGGCGGCGAAGCCCCAAATCAGCAGCCCTATTAGCAGCAGCTTCATCTATCCTACCTCCGTTCGATGGAGGTAGTGTTTCCATAGGTTTGAATTTAATGACGATTCTTAATGCCAATAAGAAATTGTACTTTATGAGTGAACCGCTGAATAGATAACATACAGCGGATATTTTGACATTTGCACGGAATGGGGGGAATACGATGGCTTGTGCGAATTTAGGCGTCGCGAATGATTTTAACGTCTTCGTGCTCGCCGATCATACGCAATCGTTCGTGGATGCCGGAGGAAGAGTCGCGGTCGGCGGGAATGCGACCTACCGTAGCTATGGAGTCGGCAGCTCGCTTAATGTATCCACGACCAGGGCGGATTTGATCGTCGGCGGCAAGATGGATATTTTGCAGGGAACGAACTTTAGCGGAAACAGCGTCATCAGCCCAAGCGGGACGATCGTGAACTATACGATGACGAACAATAACGGCGTTCATCCTCAACCGCAAATCGGGACGCCGGTCGACTTTGCCGCGGCGGCGCAGTTCTTGACCTGCGCATCCACTTCATGGGGCGCGATGGCGGCAACAGGAACGGCTTCCGTGAATTTCGGCCAAATCGTGCTGACCGGAACGAATCCCGCACTGAATATATTCACGATCAACGGAAACAATGTGGCAGGCTCCGGCGTCTCGCTCGCCTCGGCCAACGGCATCAACATCGTCACGCCGGCAGGATCCACCGTGCTCGTCAATATTAGCGGAACCGGCGTGGGCTTCGGCAACTACGCGATCTTTATTAACGGCGGCCAGGCTTTGCCGAACAATGGCGCTATTATCCTGTGGAACTTCTTCCAAGCGACGACGGCCTTCAACCTGAACTTGTCCATCAAGGGCTCGGTGCTGGCGCCATTTGCCGTATGGAGCGCCGTCGGCTACGGCAATATCGACGGAACCATGGTGGCAAAGTCCTTTATTAATACGACAGGCTCGCTCGAAGCGCATGCCATTCCTTTCATCGGCTGCCTCCCGGAAGTATTCTGTACGCCGCATCTGACGATTCGCAAAACGGTGAACGGCAGTTCCTCGTTTTCCGGCACGGCAGGCACTCCGCTCGTATACGTCATCCAGGTCAGCAATACCGGCGGCGGCACGCTGACGAATGTGCTCGTCAATGATCCGCTCCTCGGGTTCAGTCAGACGGTACCGCAGCTTGCCTCCGGCCAAGAGATTAGTTTCACCATCAATTCCGAAGTGCAGCCGGGCGAGCCGGGAAGCATGTATCTCAATACCGCAACCGCCAAGAGCGATCAAACGCCTCAGCAATCCAGCTCCGTCACCATCACGATCGAAGGTTTCCTGAACGTCAGCCTGGTCAAATCGGCCGACCGGTTAACCGCGGCTCCCGGCGATATGATCGAATATACGTTTACCGTACTCAACCCTGGCCGCGCAGCTCTCCAAAATGTTACCCTCACCGACGCGACGCTCGGACTTCATCTGTTCTTCCCAACGTTCACGAGCGGCACCATTGCGACTTACGTGTATACGGTTCCCCTGAACGCGGTCATCGGAAGCACGTTCGTCAACACGGCCGTGCTGAACGCTTCCAATCTGCAGGCGCCTGTATCCGCGCAAGCTTCAGTCCTCATTACGGAAACGCCGACCGTTACCTTGATGAAAACCGCCGATCGCACGACCGCGCTGCCCGGCGACACGATCAAGTATACCGTGGTCGTGTCGAACGATTCGGAATTTACGACCGTATACAATCTTCATCTGACGGATGCGCTCATATCCTTGGATCAGTCGATCGCGCAATTAAATCCGAAAGCATCCACGATGTTCGAAGGCATGTACACCGTTCCTTCCGGAACGCCAGCCGGAACGATCATCACCAATACGGCTGTACTTCAATCCTCGCTCGGAACCCTATCCGATACCGTCCAGGTTACCGTTGCGCCCGCCGCGAAGATCGGCATCGCCAAGACGCCGCGGAGACCTTCCGTCGCACCGGGAGACACCGTCATCTACGATATCGTCGTAACGAATACGGGCAACATTCCATTAACGAATGTCGTTGTCAGCGATCCTGGCCTTAGTTTCTCGACAACCATTCCCACGCTGCCGGTCGGCGCGCAGAATGCCTCGGAAGCGTTCTTCACCGTTCCGCTGGACACCCCGGCAGGCACGAAATTTTTCAATCAGGCTACCGTCACTTCGAATGAAACGCCGCCCGCATCGGACACCAGCGAAATTATCGTCGCTCCGGTATATTCGCTTTCCGTTCACAAGCAAGTCGCCCCGTCGACGGCGATTCCCGGAGAAACCGTCGAATATACGATTACCGTTACCAATACTTCCAATGATACGATAACGAATGTCGTGGTTTCCGATCCGACCATCGGCGTGATGCAGACTTTCGTCTCGATGCCCGCCGGTTCCACCGTCGTCATTCATGCGCCTTTCATTATTCCGGCCGATGCCGTTGCGGGAAGCGTCATCCCCAATACGGTAAGCGCCGACTCCGACCAGACGCCGGTTCGGACCTCTTCTACGCACGTAACGGTCGCGGCGAATCCGCTGCTGACGCTGACCAAGTCCGTTACGCCGGATATTGCCAATCCGGGCGATAACGTCACTTATACGTTGATCCTTACGAACGCGGGCAATATTGCGCTTACCAACGTTCATCTGCTCGACCCAAGCCTCGGCATCGATCAGACGGTGCCGTCGCTTGCCATCGGCACCGACTTCGCATTGAGTATTCCGTTCACGGTACCGATCGTTCCCCCGGGAACGATTCTGACCAACACCTCGACGGCCGTATCGGACGAAACGCCGACACCGGTTGAAGCCACGGCATGGGTTACCGTGGTCGCAGCTCCGTCCATCACGCTTGCCAAATCGGTCAGTGCTGCCTCCGCCGCGCCGGGACAGACGGTCACCTTCTCGGTAAGCCTCACGAATAACTCGCTCATCCCCTTGACCAACGTCACGCTGGATGATCCTTTCTTCGGCCTGACCGACACCTTCCCGATCTTGCAGCCAGGCGATACGAAAGTCTTCACGCAGGACTTCACCATCCCGGACGGCACGACGGCAAGCACAGTATTCGCCAATGTCGTAACGGCTACGTCCGATCAGACCCCCGGCGTTACCGCAGAAGCAGACGTAACCGTGCTCGCCGTTCCCGGAATCTCGATTACGAAGACGGCCGATGTTCCTGCCGCATTCCCCGGCGAGACGGTTACGTATACGATTATCGTCACGAATACCGGCAATACGCAGCTTACGAATGTGCTCGTGACGGATGACACGCCGCCGCTTGATTCCGTCGTTCCTGTCCTGG
It encodes:
- a CDS encoding GNAT family N-acetyltransferase; the protein is MMHNVEVGLRRMTESDYDAMVRWRQDEEVRKFYSNPHTTYSREMIERKYASRIAGNDKKAPIIVEWDEQPVGYLQYYELDSEEKEEYGLAAHLRMYGMDILIGDPLFRNRGIAARAIRLVQCELEAKSAIHGILLKVHQANGSAIRCYEKCGFYIWKTISDTLLLMLYARGEF
- a CDS encoding GNAT family N-acetyltransferase, translated to MGVSLQPVSMDNWYACTQLKVKGEQAAVFPAPVVYWIAESKYRHDYELRAVYGDEELVGFIVFCAEPDEDDNYWIPALMIDERHQGKGYGKAAMVNLIALLGRMGCKRLMIGHRPNNHIAGSLYESLGFQKVSDVVVDGEIIRLLHID
- a CDS encoding class I SAM-dependent methyltransferase; this translates as MEATQHNQKAWNDGTYDSWVNRFGTPKEASEKIKQDPKKRIGSAFKFMGESVEGKRIINLLGSNGNKAVALALLGAQVTVVDFSSENERYAMELARQAGVELKYIVSDVLQLPEHELANTFDMVFMEFGILHYFTDLSPLFKVVRSLLQDGGVLILQDFHPVTTKLISSKGTTANIRKHKVSGDYFETALVEKNVSHSKYADSEQVHDAAPKVYLRNWTLGEIVTAVASEDLTIKVLEELPNLSSEVFDKGIPKTFTVVAQK
- a CDS encoding N-acetylglucosamine kinase, which produces MVTDEVVIGIDGGGTHTRVLVCDLNGNALAYCEKGGASIYKDRSAVNNVHTAIHEALEAADKQAHQVVGLAAGIAGYDEPSDLDWIAPLTDLPGLSCPKWHVNDAVVAHSGALLAKPGIIVISGTGSIIVGITEDGRFMRNYDFHHYAASAARFIAYDAAYEVLAGHVNLTDEALIQSMLEHWNVASISEFAKLARSGFEADEQERNKTFGTFAPLLTAAAEQGSSVAVSVCDRAIHQIKVGIELLAAAFASETVEVAFIGSVANSPYFIKRLSEQLRCGANKQYTIVEPKLPPAAGAVLYAMNQLNKPITDDVWRRIQNSEFV
- a CDS encoding nucleoside hydrolase, with the translated sequence MAANETPFYTPAAPVRILLDTDIGPDCDDAGAAAVLHALDKDGEATIAGMMHCTSSKWGAGCLDALNAYYGRPDIPVGTLKTEGFLNDDAGYERYNKGITLNYPNRYKEEAAPDAVRLYRELLAKSEDQSTVIVAIGPLPNLMNLLQSEPDELSPLNGTELAARKVKHLVVMGGAFPRGKEWNFEMHPESASYVGAHWPTPITFTGFEIGLDIHTGSRLFTELPADHPVRQSYSWYVGEGKSRHSWDLTAVLYAARGAFPYWDLVRGRIEVDRVTGENAWQDDEAGPHAYLRALSSPESVAELLDELMVKHGG
- a CDS encoding VOC family protein, whose translation is MDVVNAAKKAKMIGIDGVYIPVSNRKQSEAWYVEHLGMEHGGDYLLAGSQEVFLRERLEEEVLTFRTNEWLANGESYAMPIVCFRTSDIDSVYGQLRTLDIRMGDMIVHSWFREFDFCDPDGNKLKVWQPKE
- a CDS encoding DUF7507 domain-containing protein; protein product: MACANLGVANDFNVFVLADHTQSFVDAGGRVAVGGNATYRSYGVGSSLNVSTTRADLIVGGKMDILQGTNFSGNSVISPSGTIVNYTMTNNNGVHPQPQIGTPVDFAAAAQFLTCASTSWGAMAATGTASVNFGQIVLTGTNPALNIFTINGNNVAGSGVSLASANGINIVTPAGSTVLVNISGTGVGFGNYAIFINGGQALPNNGAIILWNFFQATTAFNLNLSIKGSVLAPFAVWSAVGYGNIDGTMVAKSFINTTGSLEAHAIPFIGCLPEVFCTPHLTIRKTVNGSSSFSGTAGTPLVYVIQVSNTGGGTLTNVLVNDPLLGFSQTVPQLASGQEISFTINSEVQPGEPGSMYLNTATAKSDQTPQQSSSVTITIEGFLNVSLVKSADRLTAAPGDMIEYTFTVLNPGRAALQNVTLTDATLGLHLFFPTFTSGTIATYVYTVPLNAVIGSTFVNTAVLNASNLQAPVSAQASVLITETPTVTLMKTADRTTALPGDTIKYTVVVSNDSEFTTVYNLHLTDALISLDQSIAQLNPKASTMFEGMYTVPSGTPAGTIITNTAVLQSSLGTLSDTVQVTVAPAAKIGIAKTPRRPSVAPGDTVIYDIVVTNTGNIPLTNVVVSDPGLSFSTTIPTLPVGAQNASEAFFTVPLDTPAGTKFFNQATVTSNETPPASDTSEIIVAPVYSLSVHKQVAPSTAIPGETVEYTITVTNTSNDTITNVVVSDPTIGVMQTFVSMPAGSTVVIHAPFIIPADAVAGSVIPNTVSADSDQTPVRTSSTHVTVAANPLLTLTKSVTPDIANPGDNVTYTLILTNAGNIALTNVHLLDPSLGIDQTVPSLAIGTDFALSIPFTVPIVPPGTILTNTSTAVSDETPTPVEATAWVTVVAAPSITLAKSVSAASAAPGQTVTFSVSLTNNSLIPLTNVTLDDPFFGLTDTFPILQPGDTKVFTQDFTIPDGTTASTVFANVVTATSDQTPGVTAEADVTVLAVPGISITKTADVPAAFPGETVTYTIIVTNTGNTQLTNVLVTDDTPPLDSVVPVLGQGASSRFIIPYTLTGEDPPGTIIVNTAVARSTETGPVIANAAVLVTPLPSDSISIQKNAEPRIAAPGETVTYMIIVTNNTLITLFNIHVTDPMLGINETIAALASGNSVSLVFPFVIPAGTPGGTEFVNTATATVSGLSISASATVDILTSPSLTLTKTPDVQSALPGEQVNYTLTITNTGNIALTDIVVADPMIGFVTVVPLLAIGANQSFVVPFIVPPAPIGTIITNTSTATSDQTPEPVAATASISVGDPPTMAIAKTAVPASGAPGDLIAFTIVVTNTSAAILTNVIVTDPLLSWFEQIPVLLPGTSKTVVTHYPIPPFTAAGTIIVNTVTASSDQTLPVTAEAPILVIAAPSLSLRKIEDRVVSEPGSILDYAIEVTNTGNTPLTNVHLFDSLINLNETIAILRPQATVVLSIAFQIPLDAIAGSRIINIVTAVSDQTAPVQAMTNIRIGAAFSILVNKTAQSPTVQPGNAITFLTTITNTSNAALTNLFILDPLIELSETITSLAAGQTITFSSVLPVALNQPVHSQITNEVFVSTTETVVTSAQSTVTVLPGPRLHLTKDFPSLGYPGQRVQVTLVSANIGNQTVHNVRLTDALPHLSVHTAERLQDTTFTVYEFYTIPADAKLGSVIVNQAQLAADETDPVQVSKELLVVGLLVEKSAEPTTAELHGFVDYFIRVANPTPLPALEVVLRDPLATGTSLVPGSITVNGSIVADENLNDGLPLGTLHPGASVNVVFQVKIDADQPGDLLVNQAFASYTFISDFELRGTSPSNLVHVNIDDNEE